AGCTCGAGGACTAGGTTGCGAGAAAGAGGGTGAGACAagatgatatgatcatgagaccatccaggAAGACCCTTGAATATTGTTCAACACGAATGAAGTCGAAGATCAATTATTCCAGCCAAACgactatttgggatacattcttacctcatttTGAGCATATCTCGAAGTGGAATCCAATCAGTGTTCGtatgaaggagttattcattttacaaatcaggtgaaacTCATGGCTAtgcgatttggacctacgagcattcaacgGAGGATTCCGACCAGGTCAGGaggattcaagctatgaaccaaactgttctggaatcttgatccattcCGCAACCATGAAGATTTGGAATCACATTCTAGTCCCAGTTTCAcgtctgagccaaagatcgAGTTGCACAGATCAACTCAGAAACAATTTCGACACGAAACCATATGGAGGATgttaatggatctcttatgtttccaaaaaGATCAGAAATACAAGATTtggccaacaaaccacaaagttacgcttcatttgccaaaggaggtcaatCTAGTTCTTCACCTGAAGAGGTTTAGATCCAATTGGTTTAGGTGCTTCCAAAATTATGTTTGACAACCAGGAGGTGTTTCTACTAATCCCAAGGGGAAGAAATAgtacagcccatgttgtttctcatcaacaagttggatcaaggagtcaaagagagagaagatcaaggaaacacttaatgggtcaattcaagagcttatggccaaagaaagcatagaaaattatattggggatgatatctaTCGAGTTCAggccactttgagcctaatacaagcccaagaaagcccaaaataatcactttattttgtggtcaaagaagagtgacgaaaataagagATACATGCATCAAGAGTCAGTTtggaaacatgcaccaagagttgggtcttcattcaacttagtatctttaatgtttttagtttcaagaataattaatatttggctttgtgaccaaattttctatctctatataaacacatgtaatctcatttgagaaatcattcaatcaagaaatcttttatcttttattgaGAGTGGTTAACTCCTTTGTTCcttttggaacttgttctttctccttggtgggttagaTCAAAGAGTTcaccttggtgggttacataaaagagttttcggtatatcaagtgattccgCCGCACTTGACGTTGCCATTCATTAGCTGAGGATTGAAGAGTCGTTACAAGAGAGTCTAGGGCACAAGGATTTTTGGGATTCGTCTCACGCCTTGTCATCTATCTCCGTgaagcttctatctaaagttccaccgcctttctttgtttagtttgtttaaagagagtttggggcataaggattttcgattttatctcacgccttatcatccagcttcGCCAGCCATCGGAGTTCTAGGACTATCAGTCTACCTACCTTAGAgcgtcgattccttgggagaatcacATCACAAGAACTCAAAGATTCACtctttgaaaaaattataatttcattcaagtctaaagaACCTAAGCTAGTGGCGTTGGGAGCTTTAATAGTGTAACGGTTGAAAGGGGAGtagggacacgcggactcgctATGGTCCGCATACGTTTGCCCTTGACGCGTCTCCTCAGACGGTGAACACGTAGCCCTATATTTGGTTTAAACAAGGCCACATACGTCACActattccaacgttcacaagGGAAGAGTCTAGAAAGTTTCAAAACGCAAAGTTTAAAGGAAAAGGACAGAAAAGAAAGGCCGCGTCCTTAGGCTGAGTGCGGATTGTCACGTCACAGATGTTAAACGCAGTGTTTCATGCATCCTTGAGTTAAACGCGACGTTGTGCGTTaggactcgtcgcctcgttaaaaccttctctgGTAAACCTCATGGAAAAAACCtgaagtaaggaaaaagagtatgagTCATGATCCTAACGTCTTTGGCgccctcatccttgggtaaggacgAAGGCCGTACGGACGGTCTTGCCGATGGTTGCCTTGGCCGAGTTgatctcttggtcttcttggacgaaGGCTTGGACGAAGTAGTTGATCCTGTGTCTTGAAGTCCTGGATGAGCTCTTGGTCCGAGTGGTTGCACCGGGAATCATCCTAGGCATGCTGGCTTCGAATTGTCCCACGGGTGTTCCGCTGGTGTCTTCGTCTGGTGCGAGTGTTCCTAGACACATGTCCGGTCTGgtgctcacatcattccctcccccttgtgaaggttttgtccccaaaacatcgTCGCCGCCACCTGCATCAAACAGAACAAGATCAGCAACATTAAACGATGTTGATGTATTGTACTCACCGGGTAGCTCAAGGCGATAGGCGTTGTAGTTGATCTTCTCGATGATCTGGAAGGGTTTGTCGCCCCGTGGGCTAAGCTTGTCCTTCCGTCTTTGTGCGAACCGCTCCGTCCTTAGGTGTAACCAAACCCAATCACCAGGTTGGAAAAACATTGGCTTGCGTCCCTTGTTGGCATAACGTGCGTATTGCTCGTTTCTTCTCTCGATGTTGGCTCGGACCTCTTCATGCAAACACTTGACCAATTCGGCCTTGGTGGCCCTGTCTTGGCTTTCAATCTCGTCTGGTGGCAATGGTACCAAATGCATCATAGTTAACGGTTTAAATCCGTAGGCCACTTCGAACGGTGACTTCTTCGTGGCCGAGTGAACCGCTTGTTTGTAGGCAAACTCGATGAGTGAGATGCACTCTAACCAGGTTCCTTTGTTTCTTGCGATAGCCGTTCAGAGTAATGCGCCAAGAGTCCGGTTGACGACCTCGTTCTATCCGTCGGTTTGAGGGTGTGCGGCAGTGGAATAGAGTAGCTTTGCCCCCAAATTCTTCCACAAGGTACGCCAGAAGTTGCCAAGGAATTTTGGTTCCCGGTCAGTGATGATCGTCCGGGGAAGGCCATGAAGACATACTACATTGCTGAAGAACAGGTCAGCTATGTGCACTGCGTCGTGGCTCTTGTGGCATGGAATGAAGTGCACCATTTTGGAGAAACGATCGACCACTACCATGATTGTCCTTCCGATGTATTGGTGGCAATCCAAGGACAAAGTCCATGGACAAGTCGACCCAAGGACCTATCGAGACCGGTAACAGGGTGTAGAGTCTGTGCGGATGAGTGGTGGATTTGGAGGCTCGACATACTACGTTCTGGCCGCAATGCTTCTCGACCATGATCTGCATCCTTGGCCAGAAGAAGTGCTCTTATAGTATGGTTAAAGTTTTAGCCACGCCAAAATGTCCGATCAGACCTCCACTATGCGCTTCTCAGATCAATAGGTCGCGGATAGAGCCGGTTGGGATGCAAAGACGCCGATCTCTGAATAAGTAGCCCTTATACACATAGAAATCCGTATAGTTGCCTTTGCCAAAGTTCTTGAAACATTCCCCAAACTCAGCATCATCTGCGTACGCGTTCTTGATGCTTTGGAACCCCCATACTTTGGCGTCCATGGTGGTGATCAAGGCGTGTCTTCGGGAAAGGGCATCGGCCACGACATTCTCCTTTCCTTTCTTATACATGATAACGTATGGGAAGGATTCGATGAACTCCAGCCATTTGGCATGCCTCTTCTTGAGATTGGTTTGGCCGTGCAAATGTTTTAAAGTCTCATGGTCCGTGTGGATTACACACTCCCGAGCTAGCAAATAATGCTACCAAGTCTCCATGGCACGGACCAGCGCGTACATCTCCTTGTCATAAGTGGGATAGTTGAGGGTTGTACCGCTGAGCTACTCGCTGAAATAGGCCACCGGTTTACCGCCTTGCGTGAGGATGGCTCCGATGCCAACGTCGGATGCGTCGCATTCCACCTCAAAGGTCGTGTTGAAGTCGGGCAGGACAAGGAGAGGAGCTTGAGTAAGACGCTTCTTGATCTCCAAGAAGGCTCGTTCTTGTTCGGCTCCCCACTTGAACTCCTAATTCTTCTTGATCACCGCGGTAAGGGGGCGACGACCGTGCTAAAGTCTCTCACGAACCGTCGGTAAAAACTGGCTAACCTGTGGAACGATCGAAATTGGGAGATGTTGGTGGGCTTGAGCCATTCCTCTATGGCTCAGATCTTCTCACCGTCCACCTAAAGTCCCTATTCACTGACAACAAAACCTAAGAAGACAAGTTCATTGGCAACAAagacgcactttttcaagttggCGTACAGTTGCTCTTCGTGGAGGGTGTTTAAAACATGTTCCAAGTGCTTGACGTGGTCAGTTAGGCAAGAGCTATAAATGAGAATATCATCGAAATAAACCACAACGAACTTGTTGATAAAGTCTCTCATCACATGGTTCATTAAGCGCATGAAGGTCGAAGGGGCATTTGATAATCCGAATGGCATAACCAACCATTTGTACAAACCTTGCTTCATCCTCACTTGGTGGTAACCACTTTTGAGGTTGATCTTGGAGAAAATGGTTGATCCGCTGAGCTTATCCAACATGTCATCAAGACGCGGAATTGGATGNAAGACGCCGATCTCTGAATAAGTAGCCCTTATACACATAGAAATCCGTATAGTTGCCTTTGCCAAAGTTCTTGAAACATTCCCCAAACTCA
The sequence above is drawn from the Camelina sativa cultivar DH55 chromosome 4, Cs, whole genome shotgun sequence genome and encodes:
- the LOC109132490 gene encoding uncharacterized protein LOC109132490, which codes for MMLSLGNVSRTLAKATIRISMCIRATYSEIGVXHPIPRLDDMLDKLSGSTIFSKINLKSGYHQVRMKQGLYKWLVMPFGLSNAPSTFMRLMNHVMRDFINKFVVVYFDDILIYSSCLTDHVKHLEHVLNTLHEEQLYANLKKCVFVANELVFLGFVVSE